A portion of the Sebastes fasciatus isolate fSebFas1 chromosome 2, fSebFas1.pri, whole genome shotgun sequence genome contains these proteins:
- the LOC141753845 gene encoding PWWP domain-containing DNA repair factor 3A-like isoform X2 — protein MKGGSRKTRKREPKGTTAKEVASDTVSSQATEESNTVPGGDLAASSLLTTPKRCRGRKGRTLEAHLTSTPVRGSSADILSSISKSSTRAKQVELEYTEVITQLKTSEVDSPCCQSKFQSRRRRAHASQPRQLRKRGTKEQTSIITNGPPAKRRRSGTQKAETGDLQKETTSRSSSRSRPRFELEKPHSAEQDLSIELSHSEEQLPSLSFQEDEGSEEDEDEEEELPSFLMQVDQKPPSITGGAFVWYRYRNYPFWPALVKSVNRKQKKASIIFIDDPMIHKKKGFAVALKILKRFDCEEAHELVCKAKEEYDAVIEWSLELISDYRIRRACGSFSGSFIEYFAHDMSYPVRRKYPQAASERLTIGSDTATEVLCDDHKKDSLSEQHEEVSRSSKRLLPDRSHAAHNRANEKLVYFIVKQRMVEERLLAVIRGQQQSRWLRSFLSANRRRVVNIYLEDDQQLDQVYWYLNELYAKAVETPPCLAEMKYMERVPFVLDVLLPEAIIHAIAGVDKVPVKKAEEKYLKGRCISNRERQEFDLMIERQMRKKSQHQNTSLASVSDPIS, from the exons ATGAAAG GTGGATCTCGGAAAACTAGAAAAAGGGAACCTAAAGGGACCACAGCAAAGGAAGTTGCCTCAGACACGGTTTCGTCTCAAGCCACGGAGGAGTCAAACACTGTGCCAGGCGGTGATCTCGCTGCGAGTTCCTTACTAACTACCCCAAAAAGATGCAGGGGACGAAAGGGACGGACACTAGAAGCCCACTTAACCTCCACACCAGTCCGCGGCTCCTCCGCTGACATCCTGTCCAGCATCTCAAAGTCCTCTACCAGAGCAAAACAAGTGGAGCTAGAGTACACTGAAGTCATCACTCAGTTAAAG ACATCAGAGGTAGATTCGCCATGCTGCCAATCGAAATTTCAAAGCAGACGTAGGAGGGCTCATGCTTCCCAGCCGAGACAACTTAGAAAAAGGGGGACAAAGGAGCAGACCAGCATTATAACCAACGGTCCTCCAGCGAAGCGTCGGCGAAGCGGGACGCAGAAGGCGGAGACGGGGGATTTACAGAAGGAAACCACATCTCGGTCATCCAGTCGCTCTAGACCAAGATTTGAACTGGAGAAGCCTCATTCAGCAGAGCAAG ATCTATCAATAGAGCTGAGTCACAGTGAGGAACAGCTGCCATCTTTGTCCTTCCAGGAAGATGAGGGAagtgaggaggatgaggatgaggaggaggagctacCAAGTTTCTTGATGCAGGTGGACCAAA agcCTCCGTCCATTACGGGAGGAGCGTTTGTGTGGTACAGATATAGAAATTATCCATTCTGGCCTGCATTG gTAAAAAGTGTGAATCGTAAGCAGAAAAAAGCCAGCATCATTTTCATTGATGACCCAATGATTCACAAAAAGAAAGG GTTTGCTGTGGCTCTGAAAATCCTGAAGCGTTTTGACTGTGAAGAAGCCCATGAGCTGGTG TGTAAAGCCAAAGAAGAGTATGATGCTGTAATTGAGTGGTCCTTGGAGCTCATATCAGACTACAGAATACGGAGAG CCTGTGGTTCATTTTCTGGCTCCTTCATCGAGTACTTTGCTCACGACATGA GCTATCCAGTGAGGAGGAAGTACCCGCAGGCAGCCTCAGAGAGACTAACCATTGGCAGCGATACAGCGACGGAGGTGCTGTGTGACGATCATAAGAAGGACAGCTTAAGTGAACAGCATGAGGAGGTCAGCAGGAGTTCAAAGAGGCTGCTGCCAGACCGGAGTCATGCCGCCCACAACCGCGCTAATGAGAAGCTTGTATATTTCATCGTAAAGCAGCGCATGGTGGAAGAACGCCTTCTG GCTGTGATCCGTGGGCAGCAGCAGTCCAGATGGCTTCGCTCCTTTCTGAGTGCCAATCGGAGACGGGTGGTGAACATATACCTGGAAGACGACCAGCAGTTGGACCAGGTCTATTGGTACCTGAATGAGCTCTACGCAAAGGCCGTGGAAACCCCCCCTTGCCTGGCTGAGATGAAATACATGGAGCGTGTCCCCTTTGTCCTGGATGTGCTTCTTCCTGAG GCCATCATCCATGCCATAGCTGGGGTGGACAAAGTCCCAGTAAAAAAggcagaggaaaagtacctaaAAGGACGATGTATTAGTAACAG ggAAAGACAGGAATTTGACCTGATGATTGAGCGTCAGATGAGGAAGAAATCCCAGCATCAGAACACTTCACTTGCTTCAGTCTCTGACCCCATCAGTTAG
- the LOC141753845 gene encoding PWWP domain-containing DNA repair factor 3B-like isoform X1: MKGGSRKTRKREPKGTTAKEVASDTVSSQATEESNTVPGGDLAASSLLTTPKRCRGRKGRTLEAHLTSTPVRGSSADILSSISKSSTRAKQVELEYTEVITQLKTSEVDSPCCQSKFQSRRRRAHASQPRQLRKRGTKEQTSIITNGPPAKRRRSGTQKAETGDLQKETTSRSSSRSRPRFELEKPHSAEQDESLLSSDLSIELSHSEEQLPSLSFQEDEGSEEDEDEEEELPSFLMQVDQKPPSITGGAFVWYRYRNYPFWPALVKSVNRKQKKASIIFIDDPMIHKKKGFAVALKILKRFDCEEAHELVCKAKEEYDAVIEWSLELISDYRIRRACGSFSGSFIEYFAHDMSYPVRRKYPQAASERLTIGSDTATEVLCDDHKKDSLSEQHEEVSRSSKRLLPDRSHAAHNRANEKLVYFIVKQRMVEERLLAVIRGQQQSRWLRSFLSANRRRVVNIYLEDDQQLDQVYWYLNELYAKAVETPPCLAEMKYMERVPFVLDVLLPEAIIHAIAGVDKVPVKKAEEKYLKGRCISNRERQEFDLMIERQMRKKSQHQNTSLASVSDPIS, encoded by the exons ATGAAAG GTGGATCTCGGAAAACTAGAAAAAGGGAACCTAAAGGGACCACAGCAAAGGAAGTTGCCTCAGACACGGTTTCGTCTCAAGCCACGGAGGAGTCAAACACTGTGCCAGGCGGTGATCTCGCTGCGAGTTCCTTACTAACTACCCCAAAAAGATGCAGGGGACGAAAGGGACGGACACTAGAAGCCCACTTAACCTCCACACCAGTCCGCGGCTCCTCCGCTGACATCCTGTCCAGCATCTCAAAGTCCTCTACCAGAGCAAAACAAGTGGAGCTAGAGTACACTGAAGTCATCACTCAGTTAAAG ACATCAGAGGTAGATTCGCCATGCTGCCAATCGAAATTTCAAAGCAGACGTAGGAGGGCTCATGCTTCCCAGCCGAGACAACTTAGAAAAAGGGGGACAAAGGAGCAGACCAGCATTATAACCAACGGTCCTCCAGCGAAGCGTCGGCGAAGCGGGACGCAGAAGGCGGAGACGGGGGATTTACAGAAGGAAACCACATCTCGGTCATCCAGTCGCTCTAGACCAAGATTTGAACTGGAGAAGCCTCATTCAGCAGAGCAAG ACGAGTCTCTGCTGTCTTCAGATCTATCAATAGAGCTGAGTCACAGTGAGGAACAGCTGCCATCTTTGTCCTTCCAGGAAGATGAGGGAagtgaggaggatgaggatgaggaggaggagctacCAAGTTTCTTGATGCAGGTGGACCAAA agcCTCCGTCCATTACGGGAGGAGCGTTTGTGTGGTACAGATATAGAAATTATCCATTCTGGCCTGCATTG gTAAAAAGTGTGAATCGTAAGCAGAAAAAAGCCAGCATCATTTTCATTGATGACCCAATGATTCACAAAAAGAAAGG GTTTGCTGTGGCTCTGAAAATCCTGAAGCGTTTTGACTGTGAAGAAGCCCATGAGCTGGTG TGTAAAGCCAAAGAAGAGTATGATGCTGTAATTGAGTGGTCCTTGGAGCTCATATCAGACTACAGAATACGGAGAG CCTGTGGTTCATTTTCTGGCTCCTTCATCGAGTACTTTGCTCACGACATGA GCTATCCAGTGAGGAGGAAGTACCCGCAGGCAGCCTCAGAGAGACTAACCATTGGCAGCGATACAGCGACGGAGGTGCTGTGTGACGATCATAAGAAGGACAGCTTAAGTGAACAGCATGAGGAGGTCAGCAGGAGTTCAAAGAGGCTGCTGCCAGACCGGAGTCATGCCGCCCACAACCGCGCTAATGAGAAGCTTGTATATTTCATCGTAAAGCAGCGCATGGTGGAAGAACGCCTTCTG GCTGTGATCCGTGGGCAGCAGCAGTCCAGATGGCTTCGCTCCTTTCTGAGTGCCAATCGGAGACGGGTGGTGAACATATACCTGGAAGACGACCAGCAGTTGGACCAGGTCTATTGGTACCTGAATGAGCTCTACGCAAAGGCCGTGGAAACCCCCCCTTGCCTGGCTGAGATGAAATACATGGAGCGTGTCCCCTTTGTCCTGGATGTGCTTCTTCCTGAG GCCATCATCCATGCCATAGCTGGGGTGGACAAAGTCCCAGTAAAAAAggcagaggaaaagtacctaaAAGGACGATGTATTAGTAACAG ggAAAGACAGGAATTTGACCTGATGATTGAGCGTCAGATGAGGAAGAAATCCCAGCATCAGAACACTTCACTTGCTTCAGTCTCTGACCCCATCAGTTAG